A genomic stretch from Natronomonas gomsonensis includes:
- a CDS encoding Mrp/NBP35 family ATP-binding protein: MDEDAILDRLSAVEDPELGDDIVSLGLVNDVTVDGDTVSIDLALGAPYSSTETAIAGEVREVLADTGLEIDLSASIDTGLGDDEQVLPGVENIIAVASGKGGVGKSTVAVNLAAGLSEMGARVGLFDADIYGPNVPRMVETDERPKATHEETIIPPEKYGMKLMSMDFLVGEDDPVIWRGPMVHKVLTQLWEDVEWGTLDYMVVDLPPGTGDTQLTLLQSVPVSGAVIVTTPQEVALDDARKGLRMFGKHDTPVLGIVENMSGFVCPDCGNEHDIFGSGGGREFADEVEMPFLGEIPLDPAVREGGDSGAPIVLDEDSETGEAFRSFADETAKMQGIVRRRQASSQR, translated from the coding sequence ATGGACGAAGACGCTATCCTCGACCGCCTGTCGGCAGTCGAAGACCCCGAACTCGGAGACGATATCGTCTCGCTCGGATTGGTCAACGACGTGACTGTCGACGGCGATACGGTCAGCATTGACCTCGCACTCGGAGCACCCTACTCGTCGACGGAAACCGCCATCGCGGGCGAGGTTCGAGAGGTCCTCGCCGACACGGGGTTGGAAATCGACCTCTCGGCGAGTATCGACACCGGGCTGGGCGACGACGAGCAGGTGTTGCCGGGCGTCGAGAACATCATCGCCGTCGCCTCGGGAAAGGGCGGCGTCGGAAAGTCGACGGTCGCGGTCAACCTCGCTGCGGGCCTTTCGGAGATGGGCGCCCGCGTCGGCCTGTTCGACGCCGACATCTACGGTCCCAACGTCCCACGGATGGTCGAAACCGACGAGCGGCCCAAGGCGACCCACGAAGAGACCATCATCCCGCCGGAGAAATACGGGATGAAACTGATGAGCATGGACTTTCTCGTCGGCGAGGACGACCCCGTCATCTGGCGGGGGCCGATGGTCCACAAGGTGTTGACACAGTTGTGGGAGGACGTGGAGTGGGGGACGCTGGACTACATGGTCGTCGACCTGCCGCCGGGGACCGGCGACACGCAGTTGACGCTGTTGCAGTCGGTGCCGGTGTCGGGAGCGGTCATCGTGACGACGCCACAGGAGGTGGCGCTGGACGACGCCCGGAAGGGTCTTCGGATGTTCGGCAAACACGACACGCCGGTGCTTGGAATCGTCGAGAACATGTCCGGGTTCGTCTGTCCGGATTGTGGCAACGAACACGATATCTTCGGAAGCGGCGGCGGTCGAGAGTTCGCCGACGAGGTAGAGATGCCGTTCCTCGGCGAGATACCGCTGGACCCCGCCGTACGGGAGGGCGGTGACTCGGGCGCTCCAATCGTCCTCGACGAGGACAGCGAGACGGGGGAGGCGTTCCGGTCGTTCGCCGACGAGACGGCGAAGATGCAGGGAATCGTCCGCCGCCGACAGGCGAGTAGCCAGCGGTAG
- a CDS encoding 30S ribosomal protein S13, with protein sequence MSAEEPPADEEDEDIQYFVRIGQTDLDGTKSVERALTDMNGIGRRVARIIAEKADVDRTAILGKLDEDTIDTVVEHVEGYADEVPAWLTNHQDDFFTGETTHEIGNDLNMSRRQDINRMKMIDSYKGVRHNRGQKVRGQRTKSTGRTEGTIGVNVEAIKEDMAEDEGGDEE encoded by the coding sequence ATGAGTGCAGAAGAACCCCCGGCGGACGAGGAAGACGAGGACATCCAGTACTTCGTCCGCATCGGACAGACAGACCTCGACGGGACGAAAAGCGTCGAGCGAGCGTTGACCGACATGAACGGTATCGGTCGACGCGTCGCTCGCATCATCGCCGAGAAAGCCGACGTGGACCGAACCGCGATTCTCGGTAAACTCGACGAAGACACCATCGACACCGTCGTCGAACATGTCGAGGGGTACGCCGACGAAGTGCCCGCCTGGCTGACGAACCACCAGGACGACTTCTTCACCGGCGAGACCACCCACGAAATCGGCAATGACCTCAACATGAGTCGCCGACAGGACATCAACCGGATGAAGATGATTGACTCCTACAAGGGCGTTCGCCACAACCGTGGACAGAAGGTTCGCGGCCAGCGAACGAAATCCACCGGCCGAACGGAAGGCACCATCGGTGTCAACGTCGAGGCCATCAAGGAGGACATGGCCGAAGATGAGGGAGGTGACGAGGAATAA
- a CDS encoding 30S ribosomal protein S4 yields MALGNNTKFYETPNHPFQGERIADEGDLVSRYGLATKEELWRAQSELRDYRREARRLLGEAQGDAEAAAEAGSEFLARLKRIGVLDDEESLDDILSLDVTDILERRLQTVAYRNGVGNTAKQARQFIVHGHVTIEGARVSAPSYKVDVAKEDSIEFDETSPLADDLHPERAEGQ; encoded by the coding sequence ATGGCACTCGGTAACAACACGAAGTTCTACGAGACGCCGAATCACCCCTTCCAGGGCGAGCGAATCGCCGATGAGGGAGACCTCGTCTCCCGGTACGGTCTCGCCACGAAAGAAGAACTGTGGCGTGCCCAATCGGAGCTTCGCGACTACCGGCGAGAGGCCCGCCGACTGCTCGGCGAGGCACAGGGTGACGCCGAGGCCGCCGCGGAAGCCGGAAGCGAGTTCCTCGCACGGCTGAAGCGAATCGGCGTCCTCGACGACGAGGAGAGCCTCGACGACATCCTGTCGCTCGACGTGACCGACATCCTCGAGCGCCGCCTGCAGACGGTTGCCTACCGCAACGGCGTGGGCAACACCGCAAAGCAGGCTCGACAGTTCATCGTCCACGGACACGTCACCATCGAGGGCGCCCGCGTGTCGGCGCCGTCGTACAAGGTCGACGTGGCCAAAGAGGACAGCATCGAGTTCGACGAGACGAGTCCACTCGCGGACGACCTTCACCCCGAACGCGCGGAGGGACAGTAA
- a CDS encoding 30S ribosomal protein S11 has translation MADDNTWGVAHVYASFNNTIITVTDLTGAETITKSSGGTVVKQNRDEASPYAAMQMAEVVAEEVQAAGIDGVHVRVRGPGGNQQKNPGPGAQATIRALARAGLEIGRIEDVTPIPHDGTRGPKNAGF, from the coding sequence ATGGCAGACGACAACACCTGGGGCGTCGCACACGTGTACGCCTCATTCAACAACACGATAATCACGGTAACGGACCTGACCGGCGCCGAGACGATTACGAAGTCCTCCGGCGGGACGGTCGTGAAACAGAACCGCGACGAGGCGTCGCCGTACGCCGCCATGCAGATGGCGGAAGTCGTCGCCGAGGAAGTGCAGGCCGCCGGCATCGACGGCGTGCACGTCCGCGTTCGCGGCCCAGGCGGAAACCAACAGAAGAACCCCGGTCCGGGCGCCCAGGCGACGATTCGCGCGCTTGCCCGTGCCGGACTCGAAATCGGTCGTATCGAGGACGTGACTCCCATCCCGCACGACGGCACCCGCGGGCCGAAGAACGCAGGGTTCTGA
- a CDS encoding DNA-directed RNA polymerase subunit D produces MSEEYEVTFIDRDDRSARFLVRGVTPAFANGIRRAMLADVETLSIDTLRVIENSSVMFDEQIALRLGLVPLTTPDDYEPGDTVTLAIDVEGPATAYSGDLVSSDEQVQPAEENVPIIELKEGQRLELEADAVLGRGKDHAKHQGGVAVGYRHLQRVEVVGEKGEFEDDEPEIIRGVIEEDGELVPTEEFDNDLSQRYPGKEVEIEEVPNAFVFSVESDGSLPVDELVLAAVESIEARAEELEEAVQL; encoded by the coding sequence ATGAGCGAGGAGTACGAGGTAACGTTCATCGACCGCGACGACCGGAGCGCGAGGTTCCTCGTTCGCGGCGTCACGCCCGCCTTCGCCAACGGCATCCGCCGTGCGATGCTCGCCGACGTGGAGACGCTGTCGATAGACACGCTGCGCGTCATCGAGAACTCGTCGGTGATGTTCGACGAGCAAATCGCACTCCGACTCGGACTCGTCCCGCTGACGACGCCGGACGACTACGAACCGGGCGATACGGTCACGCTCGCTATCGACGTCGAGGGTCCCGCGACCGCGTATTCGGGCGACCTCGTCTCCAGCGACGAACAGGTCCAGCCGGCCGAGGAGAACGTCCCCATCATCGAACTCAAGGAGGGCCAACGGCTCGAACTCGAAGCCGACGCCGTCCTCGGGCGCGGCAAGGACCACGCCAAACACCAGGGTGGCGTCGCCGTCGGCTATCGACACCTCCAGCGTGTCGAGGTCGTCGGAGAGAAAGGCGAGTTCGAGGACGACGAACCGGAAATCATCCGGGGCGTCATCGAGGAAGATGGCGAACTCGTCCCCACCGAGGAGTTCGACAACGACCTCAGCCAGCGGTACCCCGGCAAGGAGGTCGAAATCGAGGAAGTTCCGAACGCGTTCGTCTTCAGCGTCGAAAGCGACGGGTCGTTGCCCGTCGACGAACTCGTCCTCGCGGCCGTCGAGAGCATCGAGGCCCGCGCGGAAGAACTCGAAGAAGCGGTCCAACTGTAA
- a CDS encoding 50S ribosomal protein L18e yields the protein MSSKTNPRLSSLIADLKSTARNGGGEVWNDVAERLEKPRRTHAEVNLGRIERYAQEDETVIVPGKVLGSGALRKEVTVAAVDFSSTAQTKIDTVGEAIELEQALEDNPDGSNVRVIR from the coding sequence ATGAGTAGCAAAACGAACCCGAGGCTTTCCAGTCTCATCGCTGACCTGAAGTCGACCGCCCGCAACGGCGGTGGCGAGGTCTGGAACGATGTGGCCGAGCGCCTCGAGAAACCCCGGCGCACGCACGCGGAGGTCAACTTGGGACGCATCGAGCGATACGCCCAAGAAGACGAGACCGTCATCGTGCCCGGCAAGGTGCTCGGGTCCGGTGCCCTCCGCAAGGAGGTCACCGTCGCAGCTGTCGACTTCTCGTCGACAGCCCAGACGAAAATCGACACGGTCGGCGAAGCGATCGAACTCGAACAGGCACTCGAAGACAACCCCGACGGCTCCAACGTACGGGTGATTCGATGA
- a CDS encoding 50S ribosomal protein L13, translating to MSYAEFDADVVVDARDCIMGRVASQVAQRALDGETVAVVNAERAVITGSEDDVMSVYRQRAEVGSDRGPNYPKRPDRIFKRAIRGMVPYKETRGREAFENVRVYLGNPYDDAEVLDDTSLDRLSNIKFISLGEVSENLGANVTW from the coding sequence ATGAGTTACGCTGAATTCGACGCCGATGTCGTCGTCGATGCCCGTGACTGTATCATGGGTCGTGTCGCCTCGCAGGTCGCCCAGCGCGCCCTCGACGGCGAGACGGTCGCCGTGGTCAACGCCGAACGCGCGGTCATCACCGGCAGCGAAGACGACGTGATGAGCGTCTACCGCCAGCGTGCGGAAGTCGGCTCCGACCGCGGGCCGAACTACCCGAAGCGACCCGACCGCATCTTCAAACGCGCCATCCGCGGGATGGTGCCGTACAAGGAGACTCGCGGCCGGGAAGCGTTCGAGAACGTCCGCGTCTACCTGGGCAACCCCTACGACGACGCGGAAGTCCTCGACGACACTTCGCTGGACCGACTGTCGAACATCAAGTTCATCTCGCTCGGCGAAGTCAGCGAGAACTTGGGTGCTAACGTCACATGGTAA
- a CDS encoding 30S ribosomal protein S9: protein MVTNTSGKKKTAVARATVRDGSGRVRVDSKPVELVEPEQARLKMLEPFRIAEEDLRDSVDIDVVVSGGGFSGQADAVRTAIARGLVEHTNDAELRDAFMSFDRSLLVNDVRQSEPKKWGGPGARARYQKSYR, encoded by the coding sequence ATGGTAACTAACACGTCCGGTAAGAAGAAGACAGCTGTCGCCCGTGCGACGGTTCGTGACGGCTCCGGTCGGGTTCGGGTCGACTCCAAACCCGTCGAGCTGGTCGAACCCGAGCAGGCGCGACTGAAGATGCTCGAGCCGTTCCGTATCGCTGAAGAGGACCTCCGAGACAGCGTCGACATCGACGTGGTCGTCTCCGGTGGCGGGTTCTCCGGGCAGGCCGACGCGGTTCGTACGGCCATCGCCCGCGGACTCGTCGAGCACACCAACGACGCCGAACTGCGCGATGCGTTCATGTCGTTCGACCGGTCGCTGCTCGTCAACGACGTGCGGCAGTCCGAACCGAAGAAGTGGGGCGGCCCCGGCGCTCGGGCCCGTTACCAGAAGTCCTACCGCTGA
- a CDS encoding DNA-directed RNA polymerase subunit N, which translates to MMVPVRCFTCGKVVGEHWEEFKARAREGDEDPAEVLDELGVDRACCRRMLVSHKDLVDIVSPYQ; encoded by the coding sequence ATGATGGTACCGGTCCGGTGTTTCACGTGCGGTAAAGTCGTCGGCGAGCACTGGGAAGAGTTCAAAGCTCGCGCCCGCGAGGGCGACGAAGACCCTGCCGAGGTGCTCGACGAGCTCGGCGTCGACCGCGCGTGCTGTCGTCGCATGCTCGTCTCACATAAAGACCTCGTCGACATCGTATCCCCCTACCAATGA
- a CDS encoding DNA-directed RNA polymerase subunit K translates to MRGANRYEKARILGARALQVSYGAPVLIDTEQTEPILVAAEEYDAGVLPFTVRRGDE, encoded by the coding sequence ATGAGAGGCGCAAACCGCTACGAGAAGGCGCGTATCCTCGGGGCACGAGCCCTGCAGGTGTCCTACGGAGCGCCGGTGCTCATCGACACCGAACAGACCGAACCGATTCTCGTGGCCGCAGAGGAGTACGACGCCGGCGTGTTGCCGTTTACCGTCCGGCGGGGTGACGAGTAG
- the eno gene encoding phosphopyruvate hydratase codes for MTLITEVRLRRILDSRGNPTVEAEVRTESGGFGRGAAPSGASTGEYEAVERPAEEAIAAARELAVPRLEGQVYAGDQRGVDRTLRGADGTDDFSEIGANSAVAISMAAGKAAADVLGAPLYQHLGGAFRGRDFPTPLGNVIGGGEHAADATHIQEFLAAPIGAPSVADAVFANAAVHGEVGDILSERGVPAAKGDEGAWAPSIDDSEAFEIVEEAVETVADDVGFDIKFGLDVAGAELYDAEEGVYRYGDDTRTPAEQIDYIAELVDEYDLAYVEDPLDEDDYEGFAELTDRVGSETLICGDDLFVTNTERLAEGIEQGAANSILVKPNQIGTLSDAFDAIELAVENGYDPVVSHRSGETEDTTIAHLAVATDAPFIKTGAVGGERTAKLNELIRIEANA; via the coding sequence ATGACGCTCATCACGGAGGTTCGGCTGCGCCGGATTCTCGACAGTCGCGGTAATCCGACCGTCGAGGCCGAGGTCCGCACCGAAAGCGGCGGCTTCGGCCGCGGTGCGGCTCCCTCCGGTGCGTCCACCGGCGAGTACGAGGCCGTCGAGCGGCCGGCCGAGGAGGCCATCGCGGCAGCCCGCGAACTCGCCGTCCCGCGACTCGAAGGGCAGGTGTACGCCGGCGACCAACGCGGCGTCGACCGGACACTCCGCGGCGCCGACGGCACCGACGACTTCTCGGAAATCGGCGCCAACAGCGCCGTCGCCATCTCGATGGCAGCGGGCAAGGCCGCCGCCGACGTGCTTGGTGCGCCGCTGTATCAGCATCTGGGTGGCGCCTTCCGTGGCCGTGACTTCCCGACGCCGCTCGGCAACGTCATCGGCGGCGGCGAACACGCCGCCGACGCGACCCACATCCAGGAGTTCCTCGCCGCGCCAATCGGAGCGCCGTCGGTCGCCGACGCCGTCTTCGCCAACGCGGCGGTCCACGGCGAGGTCGGCGACATCCTGAGCGAGCGGGGCGTCCCAGCCGCGAAGGGCGACGAGGGCGCGTGGGCGCCCTCCATCGACGACAGCGAGGCGTTCGAAATCGTCGAGGAAGCCGTCGAGACGGTTGCAGACGACGTGGGATTCGACATCAAGTTCGGACTCGACGTTGCCGGTGCGGAACTGTACGACGCCGAGGAAGGCGTCTACCGCTACGGCGACGACACCCGAACGCCCGCAGAGCAAATCGACTACATCGCCGAGTTGGTCGATGAATACGACCTCGCGTACGTCGAGGACCCCCTCGACGAGGACGACTACGAGGGCTTCGCCGAGTTGACCGACCGCGTCGGTTCGGAGACGCTCATCTGTGGTGACGACCTGTTCGTCACGAACACCGAGCGACTCGCCGAGGGCATCGAGCAGGGTGCGGCCAACAGCATCCTCGTCAAGCCCAACCAAATCGGCACGCTGTCTGACGCCTTCGACGCAATCGAGTTGGCCGTCGAGAACGGCTACGATCCCGTCGTCTCCCACCGTAGCGGCGAGACGGAGGACACGACCATCGCACACCTCGCTGTCGCGACCGATGCCCCGTTCATCAAGACAGGCGCGGTCGGTGGCGAGCGCACCGCAAAGCTGAACGAACTCATTCGAATCGAGGCAAACGCATGA